Proteins from a single region of Thiomicrorhabdus sp. Kp2:
- a CDS encoding FAD-dependent oxidoreductase: protein MSMPYQKYICKTCGLIYDEELGDEDSGLAPGTRFEDIPDDWYCPLCLVSKSDFVLIDTTKKSASADQPKRKVSNKADILIIGSGYAGWQTAEAVRKENADAVITLLTADDGTVYPKPALSMALSQNRTPDDLPEATANEKATELDLGIKVRTKVMSVNTKRKKVMTTTGSFSYDKLVLATGAKALIPKVEGDAGHEMVTINDLAAYKKFYKTLQGIKKVTLVGGGLIATELAEDLRSFGIEVDMIVRGSHLMSQIMPEAISSNLEQKLKERGVNLIFNSELKEMDKVGSGYVLKTDQGETYETDLVIAAIGLAPNVELAKKAKLETNRGICVNQHCQTNDPDVYAIGDCAELDGVVQAFLEPIRRQVKAFASHLYGDSSSEFNVLPTLIKTKTPSLSIMLSPPLIATHGQWEMNMNVGENQKLLYTVDGAVSGFALSGEFVTSANKMYQELYSA, encoded by the coding sequence ATGAGCATGCCATATCAGAAATATATTTGTAAAACTTGCGGTTTAATCTACGATGAGGAGTTGGGTGATGAGGATTCAGGCCTAGCACCAGGAACACGTTTTGAAGATATTCCTGATGATTGGTATTGTCCATTATGCCTCGTTAGCAAGTCCGATTTTGTGTTAATAGACACAACCAAAAAATCCGCTTCAGCAGATCAACCTAAGCGTAAGGTAAGTAATAAAGCCGATATTTTAATTATTGGTTCTGGTTACGCGGGTTGGCAGACAGCAGAAGCAGTTCGTAAAGAAAATGCGGATGCGGTGATTACACTTCTTACCGCTGATGATGGAACGGTTTATCCTAAACCCGCTCTGTCAATGGCATTAAGTCAAAACAGAACGCCTGATGATTTACCCGAAGCGACAGCTAATGAAAAAGCGACAGAATTAGATTTAGGTATTAAAGTCAGAACCAAAGTTATGTCTGTTAATACTAAACGTAAAAAAGTAATGACGACAACAGGTAGTTTTAGTTACGACAAACTTGTTTTAGCAACAGGTGCTAAAGCACTTATTCCCAAGGTAGAAGGGGATGCTGGGCACGAGATGGTCACCATTAACGATCTTGCTGCTTATAAGAAGTTTTATAAAACATTGCAAGGCATCAAAAAAGTTACCTTAGTTGGTGGTGGTTTAATTGCCACCGAATTAGCAGAAGACTTGCGTTCATTTGGTATTGAAGTCGATATGATTGTCCGTGGTTCTCATTTGATGAGCCAGATTATGCCTGAAGCCATTTCGAGTAATTTAGAACAAAAATTAAAGGAACGTGGTGTTAATTTAATCTTTAATTCTGAATTAAAAGAGATGGATAAAGTAGGAAGCGGTTATGTACTGAAAACAGATCAAGGTGAGACCTATGAAACCGACTTGGTCATAGCAGCTATTGGTTTGGCACCCAATGTTGAATTAGCAAAAAAAGCTAAGCTGGAAACAAATCGTGGTATCTGTGTTAATCAGCATTGCCAGACAAATGATCCTGATGTCTATGCTATTGGTGACTGTGCGGAATTAGATGGCGTTGTGCAAGCATTTCTAGAGCCGATTAGACGTCAAGTAAAAGCTTTTGCTTCACATCTTTATGGTGATTCAAGTTCTGAATTTAATGTATTACCAACGTTGATTAAAACAAAAACACCAAGTTTATCTATTATGTTAAGTCCTCCTTTGATTGCAACGCATGGTCAATGGGAAATGAATATGAATGTTGGTGAGAACCAAAAATTACTGTATACCGTTGACGGTGCTGTGTCAGGTTTTGCATTGAGTGGTGAGTTTGTTACTTCTGCTAATAAGATGTATCAAGAGTTGTATTCGGCCTAA
- a CDS encoding ABC transporter permease, producing the protein MSTLAAKPMFSFGQMYSGFKKLPTGVQNFSNAVLGMALLLLLWWIGGILIESNPDTEAFAGFAPGPAFSALAYLFETGSIWETIYSSLYRIIIGLFWGIVIGVPVGVLIGYFAAVRQVANMPFQFLRMISPLAWMPIAVLAFETWDNAIIFLLIMATVWPIVFGTAHGVQRIDPNWFSVAKNLGADGFQMLRRVIMPAIAQDVFAGIRLAIGVAWVVLVPAEYLGVTSGLGYAINDARDTLDYDSLAAIVVVIGVIGYLLDAIAVMLIKRYSWRVE; encoded by the coding sequence ATGAGTACTTTGGCCGCAAAGCCAATGTTTTCTTTTGGCCAGATGTATTCTGGCTTTAAGAAACTTCCAACAGGCGTACAAAACTTTTCTAATGCCGTACTTGGTATGGCGTTACTTTTGTTACTCTGGTGGATTGGCGGAATATTAATTGAATCTAATCCAGATACAGAGGCTTTTGCTGGTTTTGCACCAGGTCCAGCCTTTAGTGCATTAGCCTATTTATTTGAAACTGGCTCTATCTGGGAAACCATTTACTCAAGCTTATACCGCATTATTATCGGTCTATTTTGGGGGATTGTTATAGGCGTACCTGTTGGTGTATTAATCGGCTATTTTGCTGCAGTACGTCAAGTAGCGAATATGCCATTTCAGTTCTTACGAATGATTAGTCCCTTAGCTTGGATGCCAATCGCCGTATTAGCTTTTGAAACTTGGGATAATGCGATCATTTTCTTACTCATTATGGCAACCGTTTGGCCGATTGTTTTTGGTACTGCCCACGGTGTACAACGTATTGACCCTAACTGGTTCAGTGTGGCTAAAAACTTAGGTGCGGATGGTTTTCAAATGTTGCGCCGAGTGATTATGCCAGCAATCGCCCAAGACGTTTTTGCAGGGATTCGTTTAGCCATTGGTGTTGCCTGGGTTGTACTTGTTCCAGCCGAATACCTAGGGGTAACGTCTGGATTAGGTTATGCCATCAACGATGCTCGTGACACCTTAGACTATGATTCATTAGCAGCAATTGTTGTTGTAATTGGTGTTATTGGCTACCTACTTGATGCCATCGCGGTGATGTTAATCAAGCGCTACTCATGGCGCGTAGAGTAA
- a CDS encoding ABC transporter ATP-binding protein — MSASNIWISDLTHYYNKKQTSPTLDDINLTIPKGQLTALIGRSGCGKSTLLQMMAGLLMPSHGSVRINTHTVLKPNAKWNMMFQKPSLYPWMTVRENAALSLVFAGTYKGNEDKVEELLDMVGLTEHKDKNVQQLSGGQQQRVALARSLAAEPEVLLLDEPFSALDAFTRSALQTEVAQICHDQGITMVLVTHDIEEAVAMADKVVIMNHNPGRIVGSLDVPVAYPRDRNAPEFVALKEQLFEEFEKIDQAKQLELQQQAS; from the coding sequence ATGTCAGCTTCTAATATTTGGATTTCAGATCTAACGCATTACTACAACAAGAAACAAACGTCACCAACGTTAGACGATATCAACTTAACCATTCCTAAAGGCCAACTCACTGCTTTAATTGGTCGAAGTGGTTGCGGGAAATCAACCCTTTTACAAATGATGGCTGGCTTATTAATGCCATCTCACGGCTCTGTTCGAATTAACACCCACACGGTCCTAAAGCCTAACGCTAAGTGGAACATGATGTTTCAAAAGCCGTCACTTTATCCTTGGATGACCGTTAGAGAAAACGCGGCGCTTTCACTGGTTTTTGCAGGCACTTATAAAGGCAATGAAGACAAAGTTGAAGAGCTGCTAGATATGGTTGGACTCACTGAACATAAAGACAAAAATGTTCAACAACTCTCTGGGGGTCAACAACAGCGTGTTGCTCTAGCACGATCTTTAGCCGCTGAACCAGAAGTTCTACTTTTAGATGAGCCTTTCTCAGCGCTAGACGCTTTTACACGTTCCGCTTTACAAACCGAAGTTGCTCAAATCTGTCATGACCAAGGTATCACCATGGTTTTGGTTACCCATGACATCGAAGAAGCGGTGGCGATGGCCGACAAGGTCGTCATTATGAACCATAACCCAGGACGCATTGTGGGTTCGCTAGATGTCCCCGTTGCTTATCCTCGTGACCGTAACGCACCTGAGTTTGTTGCGTTAAAAGAGCAGTTATTTGAAGAATTTGAAAAGATTGATCAAGCAAAACAACTCGAACTACAGCAACAAGCCTCTTAA
- a CDS encoding EAL domain-containing protein, whose protein sequence is MSLLLANSNINSIVDELNQAHLLEKQQIADNFRDGLLLLSLNLKPQLINRKAQNYLLSQTDTECVLDRLKVYSQKRSNTAFDLKNWLLENRLTQGSKTSPLLWLNSHNKTQATDSVFIPVLFQVHKIQSPDHKTESLLILIQDQSLQIKAEAQIKLMEASYAGQFITDSHGYITQPNYAFSAYTGLKPETLERMTYIEWLKKQVVFKVPFDTVMEALLTDNCWSGEVQLSPSPNTQYHAVLSLSMMTDNNRNIQHFIGVLQDITDIHEAHSKIERLAYYDNLTGLANRTLLNNHLGSTLANVDRSQSHSGLALIDLDNFKIINDTLGHAIGDQLLILVSQKIIQQVSTDALVVRLDGDEFAVLIKEISQDEEEAKTQLLSVAHKIRAALDDRYQISNRSLHITASIGAYIFNKELDTKDSDQLVRHSNLAMHEAKNLGGNQVYLFEEQLRDIAKQRLEMLQALNHSELDNEFQLYFQAQVDAKGNTVGAETLLRWFHPTLGLVPPGQFIPVAEEGRQIIKIGLWVMHKAFLQAKAWNQKYGNVRVSINISPIQFHEQSFVELVIGLVKFTLVNPNNITLELTEGVLIRNTDLALQKIQHLVSLGFHISIDDFGTGYSSLSYLQKLPIHELKIDQSFIRQILDSEDDMAIVESIVRLAETKNLNIIAEGVETQQQADFIHEHHKNILIQGYYYSKPCPANEFEQTFLK, encoded by the coding sequence ATGTCCCTTCTACTTGCCAATTCAAATATAAACAGCATTGTTGATGAGCTTAACCAAGCCCATCTGCTGGAAAAGCAGCAAATTGCGGATAATTTTCGCGATGGGCTTTTGTTATTGTCTTTAAATTTAAAACCACAGTTGATTAATCGAAAGGCTCAAAACTACTTATTAAGCCAAACCGATACTGAATGTGTTTTAGATAGGCTAAAAGTCTATAGTCAAAAACGGAGTAATACGGCGTTTGATTTAAAAAACTGGTTATTAGAAAACCGACTCACCCAAGGCAGTAAAACAAGCCCGCTTTTATGGCTTAACAGCCATAATAAGACCCAAGCGACTGACTCAGTATTTATTCCCGTTTTATTCCAAGTCCACAAAATTCAATCACCCGACCATAAAACCGAAAGTCTATTGATTCTGATTCAAGATCAATCCTTACAGATAAAAGCTGAAGCGCAAATCAAATTAATGGAGGCAAGCTATGCAGGTCAATTCATCACTGACTCTCATGGCTATATCACTCAACCTAACTACGCTTTTTCTGCCTATACGGGCCTAAAACCTGAAACACTTGAAAGAATGACCTACATTGAGTGGTTAAAAAAACAGGTGGTTTTTAAAGTCCCTTTTGACACAGTAATGGAAGCTCTATTAACGGATAATTGCTGGAGTGGTGAAGTGCAGCTTTCCCCCTCACCTAATACGCAATATCATGCCGTATTAAGTCTTTCCATGATGACTGACAATAATCGCAATATTCAACATTTTATCGGTGTCTTGCAAGACATCACAGACATCCATGAAGCCCACAGTAAAATTGAACGCCTTGCCTATTATGACAATTTAACAGGCCTGGCTAATCGTACATTACTCAATAATCATTTAGGCTCAACCTTAGCGAATGTTGACCGCTCACAAAGTCATTCTGGATTGGCTTTAATTGATTTAGATAATTTTAAAATAATCAACGACACACTCGGGCATGCCATCGGTGATCAACTACTGATTTTAGTTTCACAAAAAATCATTCAACAAGTGTCCACTGATGCGCTTGTTGTTAGATTAGACGGCGATGAATTTGCGGTACTCATCAAAGAAATAAGCCAAGATGAAGAGGAAGCTAAAACTCAACTACTGAGTGTTGCCCATAAAATCCGTGCCGCTTTAGATGATCGTTATCAGATCTCTAATCGTTCACTACATATCACCGCAAGCATTGGCGCTTATATTTTCAATAAAGAACTGGATACCAAAGATTCTGATCAATTAGTCCGTCACAGCAACTTAGCCATGCATGAAGCTAAAAACCTAGGAGGCAACCAAGTTTACCTCTTTGAAGAACAGCTTAGAGACATTGCCAAACAGCGCCTAGAAATGCTTCAAGCCCTTAATCATTCTGAACTGGATAATGAATTTCAACTTTACTTTCAAGCGCAAGTTGACGCCAAAGGTAATACCGTGGGAGCCGAAACGTTGCTGAGATGGTTTCACCCAACATTAGGTCTCGTTCCTCCTGGACAATTCATCCCCGTTGCTGAAGAAGGTCGTCAAATTATTAAGATTGGCCTTTGGGTTATGCATAAGGCCTTTTTACAAGCTAAGGCCTGGAACCAAAAATACGGCAATGTGCGTGTATCCATTAATATCAGCCCTATTCAGTTTCACGAACAAAGCTTTGTTGAACTGGTTATTGGCTTGGTGAAATTCACTCTTGTAAACCCAAACAACATTACATTGGAACTGACTGAAGGGGTTCTTATACGCAATACCGATTTGGCTTTACAAAAAATTCAACACCTAGTCAGCCTTGGTTTTCATATCTCTATTGATGACTTTGGCACAGGTTATTCGTCTTTAAGCTACTTACAAAAACTACCTATCCATGAGTTAAAAATAGACCAAAGCTTTATTCGACAAATACTCGATAGTGAAGATGACATGGCCATCGTCGAATCCATTGTTCGCTTAGCAGAAACCAAAAACCTCAATATTATCGCTGAAGGTGTCGAAACCCAACAGCAGGCAGATTTTATACATGAACATCACAAAAACATCCTTATTCAAGGTTATTACTACTCTAAGCCTTGCCCAGCCAATGAATTTGAACAAACCTTTTTAAAATAA
- a CDS encoding sigma 54-interacting transcriptional regulator — protein MKPSYPFNQKHYNTVNTGNLVKEVEHLDIANHSEYIVIKEAAEQIENAYEPQKAIRTILSLISRQMGLNRGRILLQDGDSGYLYTAYSYGLTQEEIDRSRFAMSEGISGKVMYTGTPTIVSDIDKEEDYLFRTVDRDTLPAGKVSFIATPITRNNIVIGVLAVNRMANPRRSLDKELGLLKLIALFISEILAVHAMIEKQTQILKEENEQLRSMALGQGSQYGIIGESPALMSALNKVSRATNTSVTVMLQGESGTGKERFSRMLHLASHRKDGPFIAINCAAIPEELLESELFGHEKGAFTGAIQTKLGKMELANHGTLFLDEIGDMDLGLQSKLLRVLEDRTITRIGATKPIPIDIRIIVASHKDLHGQVNNGAFRLDLFYRLNVFPIELPALRERDGDIRLLARHFLNQANQEYGTSAIFDPEAMTFLERYDWPGNIRQLENIVKRAVLMADNNRLISANLINRIISEESGIIRGGSPAPEQIAPVSTAYTDSWQQSTAIPQQPVGTHAAHQPAPPTHEPYPPQSFIDSVNPVDEKRAYWRVSENETERLQQALEMARGNKTRAAMLLNMTPRQFNYRLKKLGIEG, from the coding sequence ATGAAACCATCTTACCCTTTTAATCAAAAACATTACAACACTGTAAATACAGGTAACTTAGTGAAAGAAGTTGAACATTTAGATATTGCCAATCACTCTGAATATATTGTTATTAAAGAGGCTGCAGAACAGATTGAGAATGCCTATGAACCGCAGAAGGCAATCCGCACTATTCTGAGTTTGATCTCTAGACAAATGGGGCTAAATCGCGGACGAATTCTTTTACAGGATGGAGATTCAGGCTATCTATATACCGCCTATTCTTATGGTCTAACCCAAGAAGAAATTGATAGAAGTCGTTTTGCAATGAGTGAAGGTATCTCTGGCAAAGTCATGTATACAGGGACTCCAACGATTGTTTCTGATATAGACAAAGAAGAAGATTACCTATTTAGAACAGTAGATCGTGACACCCTTCCTGCTGGAAAAGTCTCTTTTATTGCCACACCCATTACTCGAAACAATATTGTCATTGGTGTACTGGCTGTCAACCGCATGGCAAACCCAAGGCGCTCTCTAGATAAAGAATTAGGGTTACTCAAACTGATTGCTCTGTTTATAAGCGAAATTCTGGCGGTTCACGCTATGATTGAAAAACAGACCCAAATTTTAAAAGAAGAAAACGAACAACTGCGTTCAATGGCGCTAGGCCAAGGAAGCCAATATGGCATTATTGGGGAAAGCCCAGCTTTAATGTCTGCCTTAAACAAGGTTAGCCGAGCCACCAACACGTCTGTTACCGTTATGCTTCAGGGTGAATCAGGTACAGGTAAAGAACGTTTTTCTCGCATGCTTCACCTAGCCTCTCATCGAAAAGATGGGCCTTTTATTGCCATTAACTGTGCCGCCATTCCCGAAGAGCTCTTAGAGTCCGAACTATTTGGCCATGAAAAAGGCGCCTTTACTGGCGCCATTCAAACCAAATTAGGAAAAATGGAGTTGGCAAACCATGGCACTTTATTTCTTGATGAAATTGGTGATATGGATTTAGGGCTACAATCCAAATTATTACGTGTTTTAGAAGATCGGACGATTACTCGCATTGGTGCAACAAAACCGATTCCTATTGATATACGGATTATTGTGGCTTCACACAAAGACTTACATGGACAAGTCAATAATGGCGCTTTTAGACTCGATTTATTCTACCGATTAAATGTTTTTCCTATTGAGCTCCCCGCTTTAAGAGAGCGTGATGGCGACATTCGATTATTAGCAAGACACTTTTTAAACCAAGCTAACCAAGAGTACGGAACAAGTGCCATTTTTGATCCAGAAGCCATGACATTTCTAGAGCGTTATGACTGGCCTGGTAATATTCGTCAATTAGAGAACATCGTAAAACGTGCAGTACTGATGGCGGATAACAATCGCCTTATTTCAGCCAACTTAATTAACCGAATTATTTCCGAAGAAAGTGGAATCATTCGCGGTGGCTCACCTGCGCCAGAGCAAATTGCACCTGTCTCTACCGCGTATACAGATAGCTGGCAGCAAAGTACTGCAATCCCTCAGCAACCTGTGGGGACACACGCAGCTCATCAGCCAGCGCCGCCAACGCATGAGCCATACCCTCCACAGAGTTTTATTGACTCAGTCAATCCAGTAGATGAAAAACGTGCCTATTGGCGGGTTTCAGAAAATGAAACGGAACGCCTTCAACAAGCTTTAGAAATGGCGCGCGGAAATAAAACAAGAGCCGCCATGCTCTTAAATATGACGCCTAGACAGTTTAATTATCGATTGAAGAAACTGGGAATTGAGGGTTAA
- a CDS encoding ABC transporter substrate-binding protein, whose amino-acid sequence MCQLCDINEQQAKEDYKFNPAKGRREFILDSLATAGGLTAAMSLPLDALANIEMPEDEVVRIGYLPITDASALLVAHAMGFFEDEGLKVEKPTLIRGWSPLIEGFAAKKFNLVHFLKPIPVWMRYNNKFPIKITGWAHTNGSGLVVGKHTGVEKFEDLGGKQIAVPYWYSMHNVVLQMALKNAGLEPVIQDQTDELKPNQVNLQIMPPPDMPPALAAKKIDAFIVAEPFNAAGEVLAGAKMLRFTGDIWKNHPCCVICMHDEHVEKKKVWSQKVMNAVVRGALYAQENKEEVAHMLSREGKRYLPMKAKVVLKAMTDYAPEHYAEPDAIKHEDWKVGRIDFNPYPYPTATKFIIDELKDTLVAGDKTFLNDLDTDFVVKDLVNYDYVKNAMDKYQVWDKVPGVNPENPTEREEVFVL is encoded by the coding sequence ATGTGCCAATTATGTGATATTAATGAACAACAAGCTAAAGAAGACTATAAATTCAATCCCGCTAAAGGACGTAGAGAATTTATTCTTGATAGCCTAGCAACAGCGGGTGGTCTTACTGCAGCAATGAGCTTACCATTAGACGCTTTAGCGAATATTGAGATGCCAGAAGATGAAGTGGTACGAATTGGTTACCTACCTATTACAGATGCCAGTGCCTTATTAGTTGCTCACGCTATGGGCTTCTTTGAAGACGAAGGGCTAAAAGTTGAAAAACCAACTTTAATTCGTGGTTGGTCTCCTCTTATTGAAGGTTTTGCCGCTAAAAAATTCAACCTAGTGCATTTCTTAAAGCCAATTCCTGTATGGATGCGTTACAACAATAAATTCCCTATCAAAATCACGGGTTGGGCACACACAAATGGCTCAGGCCTTGTTGTTGGTAAACACACGGGTGTTGAAAAATTTGAAGATTTGGGCGGAAAACAAATTGCCGTACCTTATTGGTATTCAATGCACAACGTTGTATTACAAATGGCGCTTAAAAATGCGGGACTTGAACCTGTTATCCAAGATCAAACAGATGAACTGAAGCCTAACCAAGTTAACTTACAAATTATGCCACCACCCGATATGCCACCAGCATTAGCGGCTAAAAAGATTGATGCGTTCATTGTTGCTGAACCATTCAATGCGGCAGGTGAAGTACTGGCTGGCGCTAAAATGCTCCGTTTTACTGGGGATATTTGGAAAAACCACCCTTGTTGTGTAATTTGTATGCATGACGAGCATGTTGAAAAGAAAAAAGTTTGGTCTCAAAAAGTGATGAATGCGGTGGTTCGTGGTGCTTTATATGCACAAGAGAACAAAGAAGAGGTAGCACACATGCTTTCTCGTGAAGGTAAGAGATATTTACCAATGAAAGCTAAAGTAGTACTTAAAGCGATGACTGACTATGCTCCAGAGCACTATGCCGAGCCTGATGCCATTAAACATGAAGACTGGAAGGTTGGTCGTATTGACTTTAACCCATACCCTTACCCAACAGCAACCAAGTTTATTATTGATGAACTTAAAGATACTCTCGTTGCTGGAGATAAGACATTCTTAAATGATTTAGACACTGACTTTGTTGTTAAAGATTTAGTCAACTATGACTATGTTAAGAATGCGATGGATAAATACCAAGTTTGGGACAAAGTTCCAGGTGTAAACCCTGAAAACCCAACAGAACGTGAGGAGGTATTTGTACTATGA
- a CDS encoding EAL domain-containing protein, whose amino-acid sequence MDVDPQFTKLEKTVLRLKEERENKREIFDAIHDGIIVFKNNWSVQSINKQAKSLLSINDNFLLEEMPLPLFKNKKTTITFKLDSWLKRIKENPTSEASEILIWHSEPSTLKSTPFLFSAKALLNKKGKVKNILLAIYDRSIHSQADEQKRLMQAAFDSYNAQFISNEKGYIIKPNESFIAMSGLSAERLKKMTLMQWIEQQVTLKNDTNGLLKSLIEQRFWSGEVEIHPTEEMTFYAILSISMILDSESNIEHYIVSLQNITDIKEAHSQIEHMAFYDNLTGLANRKLAIEYINSAIKNHRRHHTYSALLYINIDRFKGINDAFGRKTGDRFLKKLAYVLKKVLREEDQIARVGGDEFVISTQDRESNPENALRNATKLAHKISNALNHHFLVDELTLHSSARIGMIIYPGENDSAESLLINADLAVSKAKLVKKKHKIFVYEPSLSEEVKSKRQLENDLILAHKRGEIALYYQAQVDSNTQLRGAETLVRWNHPEFGFISPVRFIQIAEESRQILKLGAWIMHQAFLQAKRWSKKHPDFNLSINISPIQFHEADFIDNVISVLIETQVNPKNITLELTEGVLISDTESAVEKIDRLVEVGFKVSIDDFGTGYSSLSYFQRLPINELKIDKSFISNVPNSKEDVAIVESIVRLAQSKNLLIVAEGVETQEQVDFLKQQPDDILIQGYFYSRPCPADEFERGFLKMN is encoded by the coding sequence TTTGACGCTATTCACGACGGTATTATCGTATTTAAAAACAACTGGTCAGTTCAAAGCATTAACAAACAAGCTAAAAGTTTATTGTCTATAAACGATAACTTTTTACTTGAAGAGATGCCGCTTCCTCTTTTTAAAAACAAAAAGACCACCATTACATTTAAACTCGACAGCTGGCTAAAGCGCATCAAAGAAAACCCAACCTCTGAAGCCTCTGAAATTCTGATTTGGCACTCCGAACCCAGTACACTAAAAAGCACCCCCTTTCTATTCAGTGCAAAAGCGCTCTTAAATAAAAAAGGCAAGGTCAAAAATATCCTTCTAGCGATTTACGACCGAAGCATTCATAGCCAAGCCGATGAGCAAAAACGCCTAATGCAAGCCGCTTTTGATAGCTACAATGCTCAATTCATTTCTAATGAAAAAGGCTACATCATTAAACCTAATGAAAGCTTTATTGCCATGTCAGGACTCTCCGCTGAGCGTTTAAAAAAGATGACATTAATGCAATGGATTGAGCAACAAGTTACCTTAAAAAACGATACCAATGGCTTACTTAAAAGCCTTATAGAACAACGTTTTTGGAGTGGTGAAGTTGAAATTCATCCAACTGAAGAGATGACTTTTTATGCGATATTAAGCATCTCCATGATTCTTGACTCAGAATCGAACATTGAGCATTACATTGTTTCCCTACAAAACATTACGGATATTAAAGAAGCGCACAGTCAAATTGAACACATGGCGTTTTACGACAATTTAACAGGCCTGGCAAACCGAAAACTCGCTATCGAATATATTAACTCAGCGATTAAAAATCACCGACGCCACCATACTTATAGCGCATTACTTTATATTAATATCGATCGCTTTAAGGGCATTAATGATGCGTTTGGGCGTAAAACTGGCGACCGATTTCTTAAAAAACTGGCCTATGTATTAAAGAAGGTACTGAGAGAAGAGGATCAAATTGCGCGTGTGGGTGGCGATGAGTTTGTAATCTCAACCCAAGATAGAGAATCTAACCCTGAAAATGCACTTCGCAATGCGACTAAACTTGCTCATAAGATTTCCAACGCTTTAAATCATCATTTTTTAGTTGATGAGTTAACGCTTCATAGCTCTGCAAGAATTGGCATGATTATTTACCCTGGAGAGAATGATTCAGCAGAAAGCTTACTCATCAATGCTGATTTAGCGGTTAGCAAAGCCAAGCTCGTCAAGAAAAAACATAAAATCTTTGTTTATGAACCCTCTTTAAGTGAAGAAGTTAAAAGTAAGCGCCAATTAGAAAACGATCTGATTCTTGCGCATAAAAGAGGCGAAATTGCTCTCTATTATCAAGCGCAAGTCGATTCAAACACGCAACTTCGTGGTGCTGAAACTTTGGTAAGATGGAATCATCCTGAATTTGGATTTATCTCTCCAGTTAGGTTTATTCAAATTGCAGAAGAGAGTCGTCAAATATTAAAACTGGGTGCATGGATTATGCATCAAGCCTTTTTACAGGCCAAGCGTTGGAGTAAAAAGCATCCCGACTTTAATCTTTCAATCAATATCAGTCCCATTCAATTCCATGAAGCCGACTTTATTGATAATGTCATTTCAGTACTAATTGAAACGCAAGTTAACCCTAAAAACATTACCTTAGAATTGACTGAAGGTGTATTAATTTCGGACACAGAAAGTGCCGTTGAAAAAATAGATCGTTTAGTGGAAGTGGGCTTTAAAGTCTCAATTGATGATTTTGGAACGGGTTACTCTTCGCTCAGCTACTTTCAACGGTTACCGATTAATGAGCTTAAAATTGACAAAAGCTTTATTTCAAACGTGCCCAATAGTAAAGAAGACGTCGCCATTGTTGAATCGATTGTTCGTCTTGCACAAAGTAAAAACTTACTCATAGTCGCTGAAGGCGTTGAAACACAAGAACAAGTTGATTTTTTAAAACAACAGCCTGATGACATCCTTATTCAAGGCTACTTTTATAGCAGACCCTGCCCTGCAGATGAATTTGAACGCGGTTTTTTAAAAATGAATTAA